Within the Legionella pneumophila subsp. pneumophila str. Philadelphia 1 genome, the region ACTCTTGAGTATTTTCCACACAGAGTATCCAGGTTATACACATAAGTTAATGGGCTTTGAAAAGGATCATGCCCATGAACATACGTGACAAAATAGCCATTGTATTTTCCTGGTCGAGCATTCTCTACTTCTTTGCTTTCATTCCAGCGATTCCATACTAAATAAATTAACGGCGATGCGTTTCTCTCTTCATCAGTCATATTGGTTGGATCGTTAATTTCATTATTCTCAAATAACAAATGCAGCATGTTGTTCTTCATATAAATTTGCAATTGGGCATTAAGTTGGTCTATGGTTTCAGCCAATGCTTCTTTGGTGGAATCATTATAAGTGACACCCAACTGAGACGCTGCCATTCGAATGCTATCAAAGCGTATGGGAGCATGGCTATACAAGGTAATACCATCCTCGCTTAGAGAGTAATCAATAATTTTTAAAGTTGGTTTATAAGCTCTCTCAACTAAACTTCTCAATTCCTCCTCAGTAATGACACTTTGCTCCAGTAATAATTGGAGACCCCAGAATGATTTAATTTGTATATCCCCAATATAACCTTTGGGTTTAAATGGTTGACCGACTACAAGTTTTTCATAAGCATGAATAAACTCGTACCCATGATTGGATAAAATGATCTTGATTGCAATCTGATTTTGATAAAGGAAGTCCAGTATTCTTAAAGTGAAATAATCACAACTCCCCCGATCGGCCACCTCATCACCCAGCAATCGAATAAGCGTTTTAATATCATTAATTTCTATCTGCGTCATGAACTTATTAAATCGCTCAATACATGATGGCAGCCTTGTTTTCAACCCACTTAATTTTTCTTCCAGGCCAGCTTTACTCTTTTCAGCCATTTGTAAATTGGCCTCTATTGGCTTCTTAAGTTGCAATAATGATTGAGAAAACTCTTTCTGATGGTCTGTCGCAAGTGATAATTTTTGCTCAATGTCTAAAATTCTTTGCTGTGCGTTAGTTATTTTTATTTGTATCAATTGAAGAAGCGTACGAATTTCCAAATATTCTTGAACCATATCGTCATATTGTTCATAAATTGTTACAAATTGCTGGTAAGCTTCGTGGAAATTGATAATTTCTGTTTTAAATTTAATTATTTTATGACGGAAAAGAAAATGGATA harbors:
- the wipA gene encoding Dot/Icm T4SS effector WipA; translation: MPKRLINKNIDIYNYPNEFEDNLGSISLGDLHGNAIKLIHFLFRHKIIKFKTEIINFHEAYQQFVTIYEQYDDMVQEYLEIRTLLQLIQIKITNAQQRILDIEQKLSLATDHQKEFSQSLLQLKKPIEANLQMAEKSKAGLEEKLSGLKTRLPSCIERFNKFMTQIEINDIKTLIRLLGDEVADRGSCDYFTLRILDFLYQNQIAIKIILSNHGYEFIHAYEKLVVGQPFKPKGYIGDIQIKSFWGLQLLLEQSVITEEELRSLVERAYKPTLKIIDYSLSEDGITLYSHAPIRFDSIRMAASQLGVTYNDSTKEALAETIDQLNAQLQIYMKNNMLHLLFENNEINDPTNMTDEERNASPLIYLVWNRWNESKEVENARPGKYNGYFVTYVHGHDPFQSPLTYVYNLDTLCGKYSRVGEEEQINKAFQFLTENRHTNVDKTASESLLRNISRYKVLDSDEYTLKHKIPKTSLELATDILDCKIKESLIKLSLLGKPKAVSGSLSVDQNISIPNQASLGK